A genome region from Cervus canadensis isolate Bull #8, Minnesota chromosome 10, ASM1932006v1, whole genome shotgun sequence includes the following:
- the EMILIN3 gene encoding EMILIN-3 isoform X2, whose amino-acid sequence MRLRGGRTNEQGRSGAYSKEVAAEVLLARSQTRALCAYVVHRNVTCVLQEGAESYLKAEYRQCGWGPKCPGTVTYRSVLRPRYKVGYKTVTDLAWRCCPGLAGEGCPEHLTDHGATPPQPEPETQSPSGQVGPGPRPLPSSRVAPSPHGRKGPGLFGERLERLEGDVQRLAQAYGTLSGLVARREDPSRMTGGPRAPAAPVGFGVIPEGFVSPRDRAGRPLSPPLEEILSKVTEVSNTLRTKVQLLDKVHGLALGHEAHLQRLREAPPSPLTSLALLDEYVDRRLHRLWGSLLDGFEQKLQGVQSACDLRVQEVQQQCEEGQAASQRLHQSLDGRELALRRELSQLGTRLQGLSVASGGSCCGQLAFIRARVDSLERNLQAVIEAHRGHGAPSGDDLTRLSAAMLEGGMDGLPEGVETANGTGGGAGGCCLGTEEGGWGARGFHTMLEERVQRLEERLVTLAGELSHDRAPPGRPARPLVQTELAVLEQRLVSLETSCTPGTTSAVLDKLGAEVKAWQSRSESLLRQVASHAILLQQLNGTVAEVQGQLAEAMGSSLQGEITLLKVNLNSVSKSLTGLSDSVSQYSDAFLAANTSLDERERKVEAEVHAIQEQVSSQGSRLQADHRQVLSLRGELEQLRASMAKVAGGLSRCQDTAQELRHAVGHFDQRVAQVEGACRRLGLLAAGLDSLPAESLGPREGLWDHVDQLNRTLAQHAKDIARLRDDLLDCRAQLAERVRPGQAN is encoded by the exons ATGAGGCTTCGGGGAGGCAGAACTAACGAACAGGGACGGTCTGGGGCCTATTCGAAGGAGGTGGCTGCAGAGGTGTTGCTCGCGCGCTCCCAAACACG GGCCCTCTGTGCCTACGTTGTACACAGGAATGTGACCTGCGTCCTACAGGAGGGAGCGGAGAGCTACCTAAAGGCTGAATACCGGCAGTGCGGCTGGGGGCCCAAGTGCCCCGGGACAGTCAC GTACCGCTCGGTGCTCAGACCCAGATACAAGGTGGGCTACAAGACGGTGACGGACCTCGCCTGGCGTTGTTGCCCTGGCCTTGCTGGAGAAGGCTGTCCCGAACACCTCACGGACCATGGGGCCACACCACCTCAGCCAGAGCCTGAGACCCAGAGTCCCTCGGGGCAGGTGGGCCCAGGCCCCAGACCCCTTCCTTCCAGTCGAGTGGCCCCAAGCCCCCACG GAAGGAAAGGCCCAGGGCTGTTTGGTGAACGGCTGGAACGCCTGGAGGGTGACGTCCAGCGCCTGGCACAAGCATATGGTACCCTCAGCGGCCTGGTGGCCAGGCGTGAAGACCCCAGTAGGATGACTGGTGGGCCCAGGGCTCCTGCCGCCCCCGTGGGCTTTGGGGTCATCCCCGAGGGCTTTGTGAGCCCCCGAGACAGAGCTGGAAGACCGCTCAGCCCACCGCTGGAGGAGATCCTGAGCAAGGTGACCGAGGTGAGCAACACACTCCGGACCAAGGTGCAGCTGCTGGACAAGGTGCACGGGCTGGCGCTCGGCCACGAGGCTCACCTGCAGCGGCTGCGGGAGGCGCCCCCGtcccccctcacctccctggCGCTGCTGGACGAGTACGTGGACCGACGGCTGCACCGGCTCTGGGGCAGCCTGCTGGACGGCTTCGAGCAGAAGCTGCAGGGCGTCCAGAGCGCGTGCGACCTGCGCGTGCAGGAGGTGCAGCAGCAGTGTGAGGAGGGCCAGGCGGCCAGCCAAAGGCTGCACCAGAGCCTCGACGGCCGAGAGCTGGCCCTGCGCCGGGAACTCTCACAGCTGGGTACCCGGCTGCAAGGCCTGAGTGTGGCCAGCGGGGGCAGCTGCTGCGGGCAGCTGGCCTTCATCAGGGCCCGCGTGGACAGCCTCGAGAGGAACCTGCAGGCTGTGATCGAGGCCCACCGGGGCCACGGCGCCCCCAGTGGGGATGACCTCACGCGGCTATCTGCCGCCATGCTCGAGGGGGGCATGGATGGGCTGCCAGAGGGCGTGGAGACCGCCAACGGGACAGGGGGTGGAGCCGGGGGCTGCTGTCTGGGGACGGAGGAGGGGGGCTGGGGCGCGCGCGGCTTCCACACCATGCTGGAAGAGCGCGTGCAGAGGCTGGAGGAACGCCTGGTGACGCTGGCCGGGGAGCTGAGCCACGACCGCGCCCCTCCAGGCAGGCCGGCTCGGCCCCTCGTGCAGACGGAGCTGGCCGTGCTGGAACAGAGGCTGGTTTCGCTGGAGACCTCGTGTACCCCCGGCACCACCTCCGCTGTCCTGGACAAGCTCGGGGCCGAGGTGAAGGCCTGGCAGAGCCGGAGCGAGTCCCTTTTGCGCCAGGTGGCCAGTCACGCCATCCTGCTCCAGCAGCTCAATGGCACCGTGGCCGAGGTCCAGGGGCAGCTGGCGGAAGCGATGGGCAGCTCCCTCCAAGGCGAGATCACCCTGCTCAAGGTCAACCTGAACTCTGTGAGCAAGTCGCTCACGGGCCTCAGCGATTCCGTCAGCCAGTATTCCGATGCCTTCTTGGCCGCCAACACCTCCCTGGACGAGCGGGAACGCAAGGTGGAGGCCGAGGTCCATGCCATCCAGGAGCAGGTCAGCAGCCAAGGCTCGCGGCTTCAGGCTGATCACAGGCAGGTCCTGAGCCTGCGGGGGGAGCTGGAGCAGCTCAGGGCCAGCATGGCCAAGGTGGCTGGCGGGCTGAGCCGCTGCCAGGACACGGCCCAGGAGCTCCGGCACGCGGTGGGCCACTTCGATCAGAGGGTGGCCCAAGTGGAAGGTGCCTGCAGGAGGCTGGGCCTGCTGGCCGCGGGCCTGGACAGCTTGCCAGCTGAGTCGCTGGGGCCCAGGGAGGGCCTGTGGGACCATGTGGACCAGCTGAATCGCACGCTGGCCCAGCACGCCAAGGACATCGCCCGCCTCCGGGATGACCTGCTGGACTGCCGCGCCCAGCTGGCTGAGCGGGTGCGGCCAGGGCAGGCCAATTAG
- the EMILIN3 gene encoding EMILIN-3 isoform X1, giving the protein MGRRRLPVWLCAVAALLSGAQAKGTPLLARPAPPGASRYSLYTTGWRPRLRPGPHKALCAYVVHRNVTCVLQEGAESYLKAEYRQCGWGPKCPGTVTYRSVLRPRYKVGYKTVTDLAWRCCPGLAGEGCPEHLTDHGATPPQPEPETQSPSGQVGPGPRPLPSSRVAPSPHGRKGPGLFGERLERLEGDVQRLAQAYGTLSGLVARREDPSRMTGGPRAPAAPVGFGVIPEGFVSPRDRAGRPLSPPLEEILSKVTEVSNTLRTKVQLLDKVHGLALGHEAHLQRLREAPPSPLTSLALLDEYVDRRLHRLWGSLLDGFEQKLQGVQSACDLRVQEVQQQCEEGQAASQRLHQSLDGRELALRRELSQLGTRLQGLSVASGGSCCGQLAFIRARVDSLERNLQAVIEAHRGHGAPSGDDLTRLSAAMLEGGMDGLPEGVETANGTGGGAGGCCLGTEEGGWGARGFHTMLEERVQRLEERLVTLAGELSHDRAPPGRPARPLVQTELAVLEQRLVSLETSCTPGTTSAVLDKLGAEVKAWQSRSESLLRQVASHAILLQQLNGTVAEVQGQLAEAMGSSLQGEITLLKVNLNSVSKSLTGLSDSVSQYSDAFLAANTSLDERERKVEAEVHAIQEQVSSQGSRLQADHRQVLSLRGELEQLRASMAKVAGGLSRCQDTAQELRHAVGHFDQRVAQVEGACRRLGLLAAGLDSLPAESLGPREGLWDHVDQLNRTLAQHAKDIARLRDDLLDCRAQLAERVRPGQAN; this is encoded by the exons ATGGGCCGCCGCCGCCTGCCGGTCTGGCTGTGCGCCGTGGCGGCGCTGCTCTCGGGGGCGCAGGCCAAGGGCACCCCGCTCCTCGCGCGGCCCGCGCCGCCGGGTGCTTCCCGCTACAGCCTCTACACGACGGGATGGCGCCCGCGGCTGCGCCCGGGGCCGCACAA GGCCCTCTGTGCCTACGTTGTACACAGGAATGTGACCTGCGTCCTACAGGAGGGAGCGGAGAGCTACCTAAAGGCTGAATACCGGCAGTGCGGCTGGGGGCCCAAGTGCCCCGGGACAGTCAC GTACCGCTCGGTGCTCAGACCCAGATACAAGGTGGGCTACAAGACGGTGACGGACCTCGCCTGGCGTTGTTGCCCTGGCCTTGCTGGAGAAGGCTGTCCCGAACACCTCACGGACCATGGGGCCACACCACCTCAGCCAGAGCCTGAGACCCAGAGTCCCTCGGGGCAGGTGGGCCCAGGCCCCAGACCCCTTCCTTCCAGTCGAGTGGCCCCAAGCCCCCACG GAAGGAAAGGCCCAGGGCTGTTTGGTGAACGGCTGGAACGCCTGGAGGGTGACGTCCAGCGCCTGGCACAAGCATATGGTACCCTCAGCGGCCTGGTGGCCAGGCGTGAAGACCCCAGTAGGATGACTGGTGGGCCCAGGGCTCCTGCCGCCCCCGTGGGCTTTGGGGTCATCCCCGAGGGCTTTGTGAGCCCCCGAGACAGAGCTGGAAGACCGCTCAGCCCACCGCTGGAGGAGATCCTGAGCAAGGTGACCGAGGTGAGCAACACACTCCGGACCAAGGTGCAGCTGCTGGACAAGGTGCACGGGCTGGCGCTCGGCCACGAGGCTCACCTGCAGCGGCTGCGGGAGGCGCCCCCGtcccccctcacctccctggCGCTGCTGGACGAGTACGTGGACCGACGGCTGCACCGGCTCTGGGGCAGCCTGCTGGACGGCTTCGAGCAGAAGCTGCAGGGCGTCCAGAGCGCGTGCGACCTGCGCGTGCAGGAGGTGCAGCAGCAGTGTGAGGAGGGCCAGGCGGCCAGCCAAAGGCTGCACCAGAGCCTCGACGGCCGAGAGCTGGCCCTGCGCCGGGAACTCTCACAGCTGGGTACCCGGCTGCAAGGCCTGAGTGTGGCCAGCGGGGGCAGCTGCTGCGGGCAGCTGGCCTTCATCAGGGCCCGCGTGGACAGCCTCGAGAGGAACCTGCAGGCTGTGATCGAGGCCCACCGGGGCCACGGCGCCCCCAGTGGGGATGACCTCACGCGGCTATCTGCCGCCATGCTCGAGGGGGGCATGGATGGGCTGCCAGAGGGCGTGGAGACCGCCAACGGGACAGGGGGTGGAGCCGGGGGCTGCTGTCTGGGGACGGAGGAGGGGGGCTGGGGCGCGCGCGGCTTCCACACCATGCTGGAAGAGCGCGTGCAGAGGCTGGAGGAACGCCTGGTGACGCTGGCCGGGGAGCTGAGCCACGACCGCGCCCCTCCAGGCAGGCCGGCTCGGCCCCTCGTGCAGACGGAGCTGGCCGTGCTGGAACAGAGGCTGGTTTCGCTGGAGACCTCGTGTACCCCCGGCACCACCTCCGCTGTCCTGGACAAGCTCGGGGCCGAGGTGAAGGCCTGGCAGAGCCGGAGCGAGTCCCTTTTGCGCCAGGTGGCCAGTCACGCCATCCTGCTCCAGCAGCTCAATGGCACCGTGGCCGAGGTCCAGGGGCAGCTGGCGGAAGCGATGGGCAGCTCCCTCCAAGGCGAGATCACCCTGCTCAAGGTCAACCTGAACTCTGTGAGCAAGTCGCTCACGGGCCTCAGCGATTCCGTCAGCCAGTATTCCGATGCCTTCTTGGCCGCCAACACCTCCCTGGACGAGCGGGAACGCAAGGTGGAGGCCGAGGTCCATGCCATCCAGGAGCAGGTCAGCAGCCAAGGCTCGCGGCTTCAGGCTGATCACAGGCAGGTCCTGAGCCTGCGGGGGGAGCTGGAGCAGCTCAGGGCCAGCATGGCCAAGGTGGCTGGCGGGCTGAGCCGCTGCCAGGACACGGCCCAGGAGCTCCGGCACGCGGTGGGCCACTTCGATCAGAGGGTGGCCCAAGTGGAAGGTGCCTGCAGGAGGCTGGGCCTGCTGGCCGCGGGCCTGGACAGCTTGCCAGCTGAGTCGCTGGGGCCCAGGGAGGGCCTGTGGGACCATGTGGACCAGCTGAATCGCACGCTGGCCCAGCACGCCAAGGACATCGCCCGCCTCCGGGATGACCTGCTGGACTGCCGCGCCCAGCTGGCTGAGCGGGTGCGGCCAGGGCAGGCCAATTAG